CTTCTTACGAAAATCCGCCTGGTCGTCATAGATTCGGTACGTTGCGATACAGCGGCTCATGAGATCTGCTCCTTCAGCATGGCGCCCATTTCTTTGGAACGCTCAGCACAGCGGTTCACGGCGGCAATGACGGTTTCGAAGAAATCGCCTTTATCGAGCGTTTCGAGGGCCGCTTGCGTTGATCCGTTCGGCGATGTAATTTTCGCACGAAGCGATGAAGGCTGTTCCCCGGTCTGCTGCACCATCCGGGCGGCGCCCAGAATGGTTTGGAGTGTCAGCTCGCGGCTTTGTTCCGGCGTCAAGCCGCCGCGGATCCCTGCGGCAGTCATGGCTTCCATCATGTAATAGAAGTAAGCCGGACCACTGCCGGATATACCGGTCAGGATATCCATCTTCTCTTCTTCAATGACCGTTACATTACCAACAGCTTCGAACAAGGTCATGACCAGTTGGCGCTGTTCTTCGCTGATTTCCTTCGAGAACGCGATTCCTGTGGAACCAAGCCCGATGGAGGCGGATGTATTCGGCATCGTACGTGCAATGGGCTGCTGGGTTCCAAGCAGCGTCTGCGTCGTATAAATCGAAAGTCCGGCAATCACGGAGATGATCAATTGATCGCTTGAGAGCTTCGGTCCCAGTTCTTTTAACGCTTTAGCAGCATCCTTCGGTTTCATGGCAAGCACGATCACCGGTGAAGTTTTCAGAATTTCGATTTTAGCGGCATCGTCGTTATTGATCTGGACACCATAGCGCTCACTCAGTTCCTGAAGGCGTTGAACATTGCTCCGATTAAGCATCGTAATATTCTCAGGAAGCACGACAGAACGGCTGACTAATCCTCGTACGATCGCTTCGGCCATCGAGCCGGCGCCGTAGAAGGTGATTGCTTTATCTATTAAAGGTCGGTTCTGCGGGGATTGGCACATCGTTATTTCCTCCTTTATGGCTTTAGATGAATGATTTATTCGCGTATTTGACCACTACCGATAATAACATATTTGGAGGAAGTAAGCGCGGGTAATCCCATAGGACCTCTGGCATGCAGCTTCTGGGTGCTGATCCCGATTTCGGCGCCGAAGCCAAATTCAAAGCCATCGGTGAAACGGGTCGAAGCGTTATGATAAACAGCAGCTGCGTCTACTTCCTGCAAGAAGCGCTGCGCATGATCCTTATCCTCCGTAACGATACATTCCGAATGCTTTGTGCCATTAATCGAAATATGCTCAATGGCCTCATCCAGGTGATCCACGATTTTGATGTTTAAGATATAGTCGTTGTACTCGGTAGCGTAATCCTCAGACGTCGCTTTTACAGCCCAAGGAACGTAATCCAGGGTACGCTGACATCCTCGCAGCTCGACGTTACGCTCGCGGAATGCTTCAGCCAGCACGGTCAGATGTGATTTGGCATAATCAGCATGGACGAGCAGGGTTTCCATGGAATTGCAGACCGAAGGGCGCTGCACCTTGGCATTGAGACTGATGGCAACTGCCATGTCCGGCTCTGCCGATGCATCTATATAGGTATGACATATCCCGGCTCCGGTTTCGATCACGGGCACCGTGGCATTTAACACAACGTTCTGGATCAGCGAGCTCCCGCCGCGAGGGATAATGACATCCAGCAGTCCGTTGAGCTTCAGCATTTCATCCACGGAGGAACGGTTCGGGTCCTCGATAAGCTGAAGCGCATCCTTAGGCAGTGCGGTGCGTTCCATAGCTTCGTGAAGCACCTCGATGATTTTGCGGTTGGAGGAGAGGGCGGAAGAACCCCCGCGGAGTACGACCGCGTTGCCTGTCTTCAAGCACAGTCCGGCTGCATCGACCGTCACATTTGGACGTGCTTCATAAATGATGCCGATCACGCCAAGGGGAACACGTTTCTTGACGATGTTCAGTCCGTTCGGGCGATCGATCGTTTCCAAGGTGTCGCCGATTGGGTCCGGCAGCTTCACGATTTGGCGTAAGCCTTCGGCAATGCCCTCGATTCTGGTTTCATTCAGTGCCAATCGGTCCAGGAGGGAGGCGGAGGTGCCAAGCTCCTTCCCACGACGTAGATCCTCCGCGTTTGCTTCCATAATATCAGCTGTCCGTTGGATCAGTGCGTCTGCCATGATGAGCAGAGCCTGATTTTTCTCCTCGGTGCTCAGTCTGCCAAGACCGAATGCGGCCTGTTTGGCCAGCTTGGCTTTATTGCGAACCTCACTCATAATAATTCCTCCTTAGATGGATGATTAGGAAAAGCATTATTGGTTATGGGAACCAGATTATTTTAACGTGATCCATTCATCTCGGTGAATGACCTCAAGCCGATGGATTTCCCCGATGATGCCGATCACTTGACTGCTCGGCAAACCGAGCACGGCTTGCAACTGGTCCTCATCGTAATTGACGATCCCCCTGCCGAGCCTTTCGTTGTTCATATTAACGACTTCCACCACGTCCCCGGCATGGAAGCTGCCTTCGATCCGTTTAATGCCAACGGGAAGGAGGCTGTGGCCTCCGTGAATCAGCGCCTTCTCGGCGCCCGGATCGACAACGATCCGGCCTAGCGGCGAGGACATAAAGCCGAGCCACTGCTTTTTCATCGGCAGAGAGGATAGGTGGGTAGCAAAATAGGTGCCTTTACCTGCATGCTCAAGCGCCTTAAGCAAATCGCCGGTCTCGCTGGCTTTGCCAACGAAGACGGGGACACCGCCGCGGGTGGCGATTTTGGCAGCATCGATTTTCGATCGCATGCCGCCTGTACCTACGCTGGAACCAGCGCCTCCTGCCATGCTGTAAATCTCATCGGTAATTTCATCAATTTCCTCATATTTCGTTGCATCCGGCGACTTGCGTGGATCAGCCGTGTACAAACCATCCGTATCGGTCAGGATGATTAATTGCTGGGCGCGGACCAAGTTCGCAACCAGAGCGGATAACGTATCGTTATCGCCAAATTTCAGTTCGTCAATGGAAACGGTGTCGTTCTCATTAATAATCGGAATAACGCCTTGCTTCAGAAGCTCCGTAATCGTCATGTTGGCATTATTCATGCGTTTGCGGTTCGCGAAGTCGCCTCT
This Paenibacillus sp. JZ16 DNA region includes the following protein-coding sequences:
- the proC gene encoding pyrroline-5-carboxylate reductase; the encoded protein is MCQSPQNRPLIDKAITFYGAGSMAEAIVRGLVSRSVVLPENITMLNRSNVQRLQELSERYGVQINNDDAAKIEILKTSPVIVLAMKPKDAAKALKELGPKLSSDQLIISVIAGLSIYTTQTLLGTQQPIARTMPNTSASIGLGSTGIAFSKEISEEQRQLVMTLFEAVGNVTVIEEEKMDILTGISGSGPAYFYYMMEAMTAAGIRGGLTPEQSRELTLQTILGAARMVQQTGEQPSSLRAKITSPNGSTQAALETLDKGDFFETVIAAVNRCAERSKEMGAMLKEQIS
- a CDS encoding glutamate-5-semialdehyde dehydrogenase, yielding MSEVRNKAKLAKQAAFGLGRLSTEEKNQALLIMADALIQRTADIMEANAEDLRRGKELGTSASLLDRLALNETRIEGIAEGLRQIVKLPDPIGDTLETIDRPNGLNIVKKRVPLGVIGIIYEARPNVTVDAAGLCLKTGNAVVLRGGSSALSSNRKIIEVLHEAMERTALPKDALQLIEDPNRSSVDEMLKLNGLLDVIIPRGGSSLIQNVVLNATVPVIETGAGICHTYIDASAEPDMAVAISLNAKVQRPSVCNSMETLLVHADYAKSHLTVLAEAFRERNVELRGCQRTLDYVPWAVKATSEDYATEYNDYILNIKIVDHLDEAIEHISINGTKHSECIVTEDKDHAQRFLQEVDAAAVYHNASTRFTDGFEFGFGAEIGISTQKLHARGPMGLPALTSSKYVIIGSGQIRE
- the proB gene encoding glutamate 5-kinase; amino-acid sequence: MLSRIVVKIGSSSLTTDEGGLNLDSIAFFAGELAALRKAGHEVLLVTSGAVAAGFREIGYESRPKLLHEKQASAALGQALLMRAYQNALASHQLKAAQILLTRGDFANRKRMNNANMTITELLKQGVIPIINENDTVSIDELKFGDNDTLSALVANLVRAQQLIILTDTDGLYTADPRKSPDATKYEEIDEITDEIYSMAGGAGSSVGTGGMRSKIDAAKIATRGGVPVFVGKASETGDLLKALEHAGKGTYFATHLSSLPMKKQWLGFMSSPLGRIVVDPGAEKALIHGGHSLLPVGIKRIEGSFHAGDVVEVVNMNNERLGRGIVNYDEDQLQAVLGLPSSQVIGIIGEIHRLEVIHRDEWITLK